The Desulfuromonadales bacterium genomic sequence GGGGACGCTTGCAGATGATTCCGCATTCGGCGTTGCCGTTGCCGGACTGGCCGTCGGCGGGAACGTCTTCGTGACCGGCGAAACCTCGGGTGCTCTGGACGGCAACCTCAGCGCCGGCGACTTCGATCTCTTCCTGTCCAAGTTCGACCCGTTCGGCAACCTGCAGTAGAGGGGGAAACTTTTTACGGAGGTTCCGGCATGCGGGACATGGAAAAGATTCTGAGACAACAGGAACTGCAGGTTGCCCTGCGCCGGGCCATCATGACCGAAAAGGATGCGATGGATTATTACCACTACGCCGGCGAGAGAATGTTCAACGAACGGGCCCGGCTCACCTTCCACCTGCTGGCCAGAGAGGAACGGGAGCATGCCCGCTCCTTTTACGATGCTTACCGATGGGATGATCTGCCGCCCTTCGATGAGCTGATGGCAGCGCCGCCGGATTCCGGTTCGGAATGGTGGCAGGCATTGCATCAGACCATGCTCGGCGACTTCGATGAACCGCTCGCCCTGGCCTTGGCCATCGAACGGGAAACCGCCCTCGAAAAGGATCTGCGCTCGATTGCCGAAAAGGTTTCCGACCCCGATGTCCGGGAGGTTTTCCTGCTCAACGCCCGGTTGACTCACCACCATCTGGAGATGGTGGTGCAGGATTACCAGGCCCTGCAGGAAGGCGCCTCCTGATATAAAAAAAGAGGGGCGGCGCTCCTACCCGCTCGCCGCTCCACTTCTCCTGCCTTCCGCCTCTTCCGCCGCTCCGATCACCCGGATCCGCGGGAAAAGCCCGGCAGCCAGAGCCTGCGTTCGTTGCAGGCCGAGAGTCTGAAGGGTCCCCAGAACCTCCTCCGCGCCGCACACCAGCGCCGCCACGTCGATCCCCAGACAAAATGGGCCATACGGACGAAGCAACTCTTTCCCCTTCGCCAGCAGAATCAAGGCCCCCTGCTCGTTTCCCCGCTGGAGATGGTACAGTCCGACGCCGACCTGGAGAACGCCCTGGTAAAGCCGCCGCATCGCCCCCCTTTCCGCCAACCACAACTCTTCCAGCGTCTCGTGGCAGGCGAAGTACTCCCCGGCGTTGAACTGACGGATGCCGACGAGCAACTCCGCGGAGGGATGCCAGGAACAATCCAGCCGTCCTGCCGGTTCTTTTCCGACCATAAGTGACTCACCCGTTCGCAGTGCCCCCCTCCCCGGCAAGGTACACTACAACCCTCGCCCCTTCCCGGCTGCATCCATTTCCCCTTTTCGCACCGGTCTCTCAAGCGCACATCCGGTAATCACAAAACCGGCAGCGCCACTCGTTGAAGACGGTACTGTAGTAGATGGAGTTGCAGTCGGTAGCGAATCCGAGGCCCTCCAGGTCGAAACAACCCTTCACCCCGCATCGGGGACATCGGGCGCCCTCGCCATGCCGAATCGCTCGACCAATTGCCCACTCCAGCAGCACAACCTGTCGCTGCACCACGGTTTCATATTCCTTGCGGGTTTCATACATCTGCCGCTTCTCCTCTCTTT encodes the following:
- a CDS encoding ferritin family protein, with product MRDMEKILRQQELQVALRRAIMTEKDAMDYYHYAGERMFNERARLTFHLLAREEREHARSFYDAYRWDDLPPFDELMAAPPDSGSEWWQALHQTMLGDFDEPLALALAIERETALEKDLRSIAEKVSDPDVREVFLLNARLTHHHLEMVVQDYQALQEGAS
- a CDS encoding DUF309 domain-containing protein, yielding MVGKEPAGRLDCSWHPSAELLVGIRQFNAGEYFACHETLEELWLAERGAMRRLYQGVLQVGVGLYHLQRGNEQGALILLAKGKELLRPYGPFCLGIDVAALVCGAEEVLGTLQTLGLQRTQALAAGLFPRIRVIGAAEEAEGRRSGAASG